A stretch of the Lolium perenne isolate Kyuss_39 chromosome 3, Kyuss_2.0, whole genome shotgun sequence genome encodes the following:
- the LOC127342776 gene encoding serine/threonine-protein kinase PBL34: MGKEGKQDMRRRRGKESAMEEEEAAPPTGCWIRLPRLGSGCMSSGSKVDSSASGACGNGAESKKVNHIHRGQSAPPAASGSTTSSNTGSISPSSIVGEEFKLAAQLRRFTFNELKCATRNFRPESLLGEGGFGCVFKGWIEENGTAPMKPGTGLTVAVKTLNHDGLQGHKEWVAEVDFLGNLQHPHLVKLVGYCIEDDQRLLVYEFMPRGSLENHLFRRSFPLPWAIRMKIALGAAKGLAFLHEEAERPVIYRDFKTSNILLDAEYNAKLSDFGLAKDGPEGDKTHVSTRVMGTYGYAAPEYVMTGHLTSKSDVYSFGVVLLEMMSGRRSMDKNRPNGEHNLVEWARPYLGERRRFYRLVDPRLEGNFSIKGAQKTAQLAHACLSRDPKARPLMSQVVEVLKPLPNMKDMASSSYFFQSMRQERAASLGNSNGSQSMKAQSTFARNGVQPMRSLSYGPHASPFRQSPRPNGKQS; the protein is encoded by the exons ATGGGGAAGGAGGGGAAGCAGGACATGAGGCGGCGGAGGGGGAAGGAGTcggcaatggaggaggaggaagcggctCCGCCCACGGGGTGCTGGATCCGGCTACCCCGGCTGGGCAGCGGATGCATGTCCTCGGGCTCCAAGGTCGACTCCTCCGCCAGCGGCGCCTGCGGGAACGGCGCTG AGAGCAAAAAAGTAAATCATATTCATCGGGGTCAATCAGCTCCACCAGCCGCATCTGGTTCAACAACATCCAGTAACACCGGAAGTATTTCGCCTTCTTCAATAGTTGGAGAAGAATTTAAACTAGCTGCCCAACTGCGTAGATTTACTTTCAACGAACTTAAGTGCGCCACTAGAAACTTTCGACCTGAGAGTCTCCTTGGCGAGGGAGGTTTTGGTTGTGTCTTCAAAGGTTGGATTGAAGAGAATGGAACTGCTCCAATGAAACCCGGTACAGGACTAACTGTTGCTGTAAAGACACTCAACCATGATGGGCTTCAGGGGCATAAAGAGTGGGTG GCAGAAGTTGATTTTCTTGGAAACCTTCAACATCCACACCTAGTGAAATTGGTTGGTTACTGCATTGAAGATGACCAGCGGTTGCTAGTATATGAATTTATGCCTCGTGGAAGTTTGGAGAACCATCTGTTTAGGA GGTCGTTTCCTCTCCCATGGGCCATCAGAATGAAAATTGCACTGGGTGCTGCAAAAGGCCTTGCGTTTCTTCATGAAGAAGCCGAAAGGCCAGTGATATATCGGGATTTCAAAACTTCCAATATTCTCTTGGATGCG GAGTACAACGCAAAACTCTCTGACTTTGGACTTGCTAAAGATGGCCCTGAGGGTGATAAGACACATGTATCTACTCGAGTCATGGGAACATACGGATACGCAGCTCCTGAGTATGTAATGACAG GCCACCTGACATCGAAGAGCGATGTATACAGCTTTGGAGTGGTGCTACTAGAGATGATGTCGGGCAGAAGGTCAATGGACAAGAACAGACCAAACGGGGAGCACAATCTGGTCGAATGGGCACGCCCTTATCTTGGAGAAAGACGGCGTTTCTATAGGCTTGTAGACCCCCGTCTGGAGGGAAACTTCTCCATCAAAGGCGCTCAGAAAACAGCCCAGCTGGCCCATGCTTGCCTTAGCCGGGATCCCAAGGCTCGGCCTCTCATGAGCCAGGTGGTGGAAGTCCTCAAGCCTCTTCCAAACATGAAAGACATGGCGAGTTCCTCCTACTTCTTCCAGTCCATGCGGCAAGAGCGTGCAGCAAGCCTTGGCAACTCAAATGGTAGCCAGAGCATGAAGGCACAGAGCACCTTTGCGCGGAACGGTGTGCAGCCAATGAGGAGCCTCTCCTATGGTCCGCATGCTTCCCCATTTCGCCAGTCTCCAAGGCCCAACGGGAAGCAGTCATGA